GAGACATTCAAGATATCGCCTACAGTTGTTCTCAAACTCTGTGCCATACCATTCAGTGCGTTCGCTATTTGAGCAACTTCATCTTTTCCTCTGGTTTCAAACTTTGTCGTCAGATCGCCTTTGTCAAACTCATTCACCTTGACAGCCAGATCCTTTATCGGTTTTGAGATAGAGGTGGCCACAATGAAAACAACAGCTGCAATTATTACAACTAAAAGAACAAAGAGAGAAATGACTACGTAATTAGTCCTCTTTGCATCCTTTAAGATCTCATCTACTGGGACAACTATACCAAGTTACCAACCCGGTGATGATTCAACAGGTGCGAAAAATACATATCTGACAACACCTTTATCATCTGAGTATTTTCCATAACCAATCTCACCTTTAATCATTCTCTTTCCAATCTCACTCAAACCTTTATAACCCAGTTTTTCATCTGCACTGGTAATATCAAGATTCATGACCTGTGATTGGTCGGAATGAACCATGACCGTACCTTTGGAGGTAACAACCAATGGAAAACTCGTCTCTCCAAGTTGAATATCTTTCACCATTTTTGCGAGTGTCTCAAGTGGAATAGTGGCTCCATACAATCCCATTACCTGTCCTTGATAGTCCTTAAAAGCAGCAGCCACAACAAAGACGGGATTGCTTGAGAAAACCGATCGTTCAGGTTCACTGATTATCAAATCCTTTCCTTCAAAGATCTGCTTGAAATATGATTTTTGAGTTATGTCCGCTTCTTGTGCTTTGGTTGAACGTGCAATACCTTCTGACCAAGATATGAACAGATCTTCTGACCCTTCAAGTGTGACCTGTGCTATTACTTTTTTCTCAGCTAAAACCTTAATTCTATCAATGATCCTTAAAAGCCATTCGGTTACAGTTCTGCTACCGAGGCTAACAATCTTTTGTGCAGCTGTTTCTGCCATGAGGATCGATGATTTAGAAACATTTGTGTAGACAACAAAAGCTATACCCGTTGCGAGTAGGATGACCGGTATCAAAAACCACACAAGCATCTTTGAACGAAGTTTTTTCACTGGAGCACCTCCAGAGTTATTTTACATAAAAATTTTGTGTTTTAAAAATTAATCGACGCGACACTCTATTGTTTTTGCACATCTCCTTGAGTGTTTTTCCATCATTATTTAAAAAAGCCAAGGTTTGAAAACCTTGGCTGATTTTTGAATCTAAGATTGCTCAATTTTTTGTTAAACAACTATATTGAGGAGTCTTCCTTGTACATAGAGCACCTTCTTTGGTTCGCCATCGAGAAATTTTTTGACTTTATCACTCAAAAGGGCAAGTTTCAATACTTCGTCTTGATTGGCATCGATTGGAACTTTTATTCTGTCTCTGACCTTACCATTTATCTGTACGGCTATCTCAATTTCCTGAACAATCAGTGCTTGTGAGTCGTACTGAGGCCATCTTTCTTTCATTATTGAAGTGGCCTTTCCCATTTTGTGCCAGAGTTCTTCGGCAAAATGAGGAGCAAATGGGGAGATCATGAGCAAGAAATTCTCGGCAAACTCTCTCAAAATCTCGGTATTCCACTTTTCCTGTGGTATATCTTCCATGTAATCAGAGACGGCATTTACCAATTCCATTAATCCACTTATGGCTGTGTTGAATTTGAAACCGCCTTCCATATCTTGTGTGATCTTTTTCAAAGAAGAATGCAATTTTCTTCTGAGCTCTCTTTCTTTTTCTGTGAATTCAGATTTGTCATGATTTGAAATAGAGATTATTTGGTCAACCACAGTCCACGCTTTTCTTATGAATCTGTTAACACCTTCGATACCAGCATCGTTCCATTCGGCATCTCTTTCAGGTGGTCCCATGAAAAGGATGTACATTCTGAGTGTGTCGGCTCCATATTTTTCAATCATATCGTCTGGTGAAACAACATTGCCTTTGCTCTTTGACATCTTTGCACCATCTTTATAGATCATTCCCTGAGTGAAAAGATTTTCGAATGGTTCATCAAAACTGAGATATCCCAAATCGTGTAGTACTTTTGTTATGAATCTCGAATAGAGTAGGTGCAATATGGCATGTTCCACTCCACCCACATATTGATCGACAGGCAACCAATGATCAACATCTTCTTTTTTGAATGGGGCGTTATCCAATTTAGGATTGACATACCTCAAAAAATACCACGAAGAATCAACAAACGTATCCATTGTGTCAGCTTCTCTGAGTGCTGGTCTACCACATTTTGGACAAGTTGTTTTTCTGAATTCATCGTTTAGCATCAACGGTGACTGACCAGTTGGCAGAAATTCTACATTGTATGGGAGCCTAACCGGTAGATCTTTCTCCGGTACTGGAACTATTCCACAGTGATCGCAGTAGATTATTGGTATCGGTGCTCCCCAATAGCGTTGTCGAGAAATCAACCAATCTCTCAATTTATACTGTACAGCCTTTTTCCCCAATCCTTTTTCTTCCAACCACGATATGACCTTGTCGATACCTTCGGGAACTGGCGTGCCGCTGAGCAATCCACTGTTGATCATCACTCCAGGTCCGTCGTACGCCTTGTTCACAGTAACGTCTTCCAGCGGTTTTATAACCTGTCTTATGGGTATGTTGTATTTCATTGCAAATTCATAATCTCGCTGATCATGAGCAGGAACACCCATCACTGCACCCGTGCCATATTCCATGAGAACGTAATTGGCAACATATATGGGTATCTTTTCACCATTGACAGGGTTAACTGCATATCTTCCTGTGAAGAAACCTTCTTTTTCGGTATCGACTGCCCCTCTTTTGAATCTATCTTGTTGGCCAACGTATTTCAGAAAATCCTCAAGGTCTTTGTGTAGCTGTGGCAGCACCAATTGTTCAACGAGTGGTGATTCTGGTGCCAACGCCATGAAGGTTACTCCCCAGAGTGTATCTGGTCTTGTGGTGAAAACCTCGATTTCTGTATCTAAACCATCCACTTTGAACTTTATTCTTGCTCCTTTACTTTCTCCAATCCAATTTCTTTGCATTGTCTTGACATGTTCGGGCCAACCGGTGAGTTTATCCAAGTCCTTCAGAAGTCTTTCCGCGTAGTTTGTTATCTTGAAAAACCACTGCTCCAGATGTTTTATAGTCACAGGTGTATCACATCTCTCGCATCTACCATCTTTCACTTGTTCATTTGCCAGTGATGTCATACATTTTGGGCACCAATTGACGGCTGCCTTTTTCTTATAGGCAAGTCCTGCTTCGTAAAGCTTTAGAAAGACCCATTCAGTCCATTTGTAGTATGGTTCAATGCAGGTTATGACCTCTCTATCCCAATCGTAACTTATACCGAGTTTTTTTATTTGACCTCTTATTGTGTTGATATTTTTCATGGTCCAGTCATGTGGGTGTATCTTTCTTTCAATTGCGGCGTTTTCGGCTGGCAGACCAAAGGCATCATAACCAAAAGGATGTAAGACATTATAACCACACATCCTTTTATATCGTGCCACTGCATCTCCTATCACGTAGTTTTTTACATGCCCAACGTGTAGTGTGCCAGATGGATATGGAAACATCACGAGCATATAGTATTTTGGAAGATCAGAATATTGAGCAGTTTTGAACATGCCATTTTCTTCCCAATACCTTTGCCATTTCGTTTCTATTTCCTTGGGCTCATATTTCGACACAGGATCACCTCCAACTACTTGAAAAAGATTATATCATCGAGTTTTTCAAAAAGATCACTGAAAGCTTTATATCTGTGACTCAATTTATGTTTTTCTTCTATCATCTCACCAAAGGTGGTTTCATATCCATCTGGTATGAAGATTGGATCATAGCCAAACCCACCTGTACCCCTTATGCTGTCACTAATCTTGCCTTTGACATCTCTCTCACAAGACAATACTATTTTCTCGATAGGATCGTAGTAAGCGGCTGCACAAACAAATCTCGCCGCTCTGTTTTGTTTGTTTTTGAGCATTTCCAAGATGAATAGCATCTTCTGCTCATATGAATAATCTTCCATGAACCTTGCCGAATGAACACCGGGAAAGCCATCAAGTGCATCTATGACAAGTCCCGAGTCATCGGCTATGGTCCTCTGCTTTGTGATATTTCCATAGAAAATGGCCTTTTTGATGGAATTTTCGACAAAGCTATTACCGTCTTCAGGGGCTTGTAATTTCACACCTAAATCGTCAAGCGATACAACTTCTATTTCTCGCGGTACAAACCTTTTTATTTCTTCAATTTTGTGTTTGTTTCTGGTCGCGATCAGGAGCATTTTATCTCCTCCAGTTTCTTTCTGAAAGAAGCAGGATCATACCTAAAAATTCCATATCCCATTACCAATATCTGTGCGCCACTACACACTACGTCAGTCACTGTGTCTTCATTTATTCCACCATCGACCATTATCTTGATCTTCAAATCCTTTTGTTGAATTATTTTCGAAAGTCTTTTGATTTTTTCAGTGGTGTTTTTTATGAATTTTTGGCCAGAAAACCCGGGATTAACTGTCATGATCAAAATACCGTCAATATCGTTTAGAATATCTGAAAGCATTTCCACTGGAGTGTGTGGATTGAGTGCCACGTAGGCTTGTGCGCCTTTATCTTTGATCTGGTAAATAGTTCTGTGCAGGTGCAAACACGTTTCATAATGTACAGTGACTATCGAAGCGCCTGCATCGACAAATCTCTCGACGTATTTTTCTGGTTGAACGATCATCAAATGTGCATCTATCGGCAAACTGGTACATCTTTTCACGGCCTCAAGTAATGGTAATCCAAAGGTTATATTTGGTACAAAGACGCCATCCATCACATCCAGATGGACCATATCTATATATGGCTCGACTCTTTTGATCTCCTCACCAAGTCTTGACAGATCACTTGCCAATATCGATGCAGAAATCATCACCATTGCTTACTCACTTCCCTGTATATTTCAAGATAATTCTCGTACCTACTCACGGCGATCTCACCTTTTTTAACAAGTTCTTTGATCTTACATCCTGGCTCATCGATGTGAGTGCAATCTTTGAACAAGCATTTATTATTCTCGAGTATTTCTGGAAAATACAACTTCAGATTCTCTGGTTTGATGTGGTCCATTTCTATGAGCGAAAATCCAGGCGTATCGGCAACAAAGCCTCCAAATGGCAAACGTATCAATTCGGCTGCCGTAGTTGTGTGTTTTCCTCTTTCGATTTTTTCAGAGATCTCCTGTGTTCTGAGATTTATCCCAGGACAGATACTGTTCAAAAGACTACTCTTTCCTACACCAGAAGGCCCTGCAAAAACAGATAATCTATCTTTGAAATGATTTTTCAACTCCTCGATACCTTCACCAGTTTTTGTGCTTGTACATACGACAGGGTAGATTTTTGAATACGTATCGATGAAAGATTTTTTCCTATCTTGATCTGTCTCATCAAGTAAATCTATTTTGTTGAGTACGAGCACGGCATTGAGCTTTGCCTCTTCAACTAAAACAAGTAGTTTATCAAGCATCAAAAGAGGAACCTCGGGTTTCTTGATGGTGTGAACACAAACCACTTGATCTATATTCGCCACCCTTGGTTTTGGCAATTCATTCTTTCTTTTCAGAACAGATTCGACAACTCCCGCATCGCTCACCTTGACATATTCAACAACATCTCCCACTATTGGCCTTAATCCTTGAAGTTTAAAACGACCCCTCAGATAACATCTTATCCTTTCATAGGTTTTCGAATCTTCAACAATTAAAACATTGGACATGAATTTTACCACAATTCCTCTACTTCTCAGAACCTGACCCCTCCCCTGGTTCACCAGAATCAACCAGAATCGACACCTCACCGTTTTGTTTCAAAGAACTCCCTGCTGGGGGATAGATCCCCATGACTCTGCCATCTGTTCCTTTGAATGGCATCTGTACAATCCTTATTTGGAAACCCATCTCAGTTAGGACCTTCACGGCAGTTTCCTTAGGAGCACCGACAAGATCTGGAATAGTCATCTGCTGAGGTTCTCTGAGAAAAATAATGACCGTTCTGTTTTTTCGTACTTTCTGTCCAGCATTTGGATAGGTATGGTCTACCAGCCCTGTTCCAAATATCTGTCCTGGTTTTACGCCGGATCTTTTCAATTCCTCAATGGCTCGGTCGATCTCAAAACCTTTTACATCGGGTATCTCAACTGTCTGAGGACGAATCAAAAAATAACTCAGAAAGATCACACCACCTACTACCATACCAAGAAACATGTAAAGCAAAAAGATGAAGACTGTCCTCAGCGCTGAAGATTTCTGATTCTTAGCTGTCCGCATGCTGCTTCTATGTCCGCTCCCTTCTCATATCTTATTTCTGCTTCCACACCTGATTCGATCAAGATTTCTTTGAATCTATTGATCTTCCATTGAGTCGGTCTTTCCATATTAGAAACAACGGGATTTATCGGAATTAAGTTTACAAAAACTTTCATACCTTTAAGTAATTTTGCAAGTCTTCTTGCGTCTTCATCGAAATCATTGAATTCTCTTATGAGTATATATTCTATCGTTACTCTGCGGTCTGATTTTTCTTGGTAAATTCTTGCTGCGTGGAGTACTTCTTCTATGGAATATCTTTTGTTCATTGGAATTATCTGATCTCTTTTCTCATCAGTTGATGCATGCAGTGATATTGCAAGGTTCAGATCAAGTCCTTCGTCGGAGAGTTTCAAAATCTTTTCAGGTATACCCACTGTGCTTATAGTTATACGTCTTATACCGACATTCTTCGTCTTTTCATGTATGAGTATTCTCACACTCTTGAGAACATTATCATAATTGAGTAATGGTTCTCCCATTCCCATGTAAACTATGTTTCTTATCGTTTGGTTTGAATCTTTCTCGATAGCGAGAATCTGTGAAACGATTTCACCAGTTGAAAGATTTCTTACAAAACCACTCTGACCCGTTGCACAGAAACTGCATTTGACTGGACAACCCACTTGTGTAGATATGCAAGCAGTGGCATAACCTTCATGGAATAAAAGTACAGACTCTATAGTATTGCCATCTTGCAATTTATAAAGATACTTTGTTGTCTTATCCAGTGAAGAAACTCTTTTTTCCACTATCTCTGGTAGATCAATGGAGAATTTTTCAGTGAGCATATTTCTATGCTCTTTGGAAAGATTTGTCATTTTCTCAAAAACAAAGACGTGCTTTTTGTAAACCCAATCAAGCACCTGATCGGCTCGATATCTTTCAAGTCCAAGTTCTTTAATTGCCGTTAAAAATTCATCATAGCTCATTCCAAGAATATTCAGAGCAATTCACCTCACAAAATTATTATAAAGCGATATATCATAGTTCTACTATCTTTTCAAGTTCTTAAAATTAATGAGACCAAAAAGGAGTCATTGAGCCTGGTGATATAATCCAAAAGGAGGTGTCTTGGTTTGACAGTAGATGAAGCGCGGTTTTTGAGTAAAAAGATCATGGAAGCCGGAGAAGTTCCATTATTGGTTGGACATTTTGGAGTTGGGAAAACAGATGTGGCAAGACAAATCGCCAAAGAAACCAACAGAAAACTCGTGATTCTGATTCTTTCTCAGATGGAGCCTGGAGATCTCATAGGCCTTCCATCAAAACAAAATGAACAGACGGTCTTTCTAAGACCAGACTGGTGGCCCGAAGATGGCAATGCGATAATTTTATTAGACGAGATAAATCGAGCGCACAGATCGATAAGAAATGCGATCATGCAACTTGTAATAGATAAAAGAATCCACAATCACGTATTGCCAGAAGGTACATGGATCATGGCAACGATGAACCCACCAGATGATGAATACGATCAAGCCGATTTGATAACAGATCCTGCATTCATCTCACGCTTTTTCATAATTGAGATATCACCATCAATCGAAGAGTGGAAACTATGGGCACAGCAAAACAATGTCGATGAAACTATAATTCAGTTCATTGAAAAATTCCCTGAATTTCTTTACACGCATTCTCCCATGTCCCTGAGAGTCGAATTAAGACCCAGCCCCAGAAGTTGGTACAAATTGAGCAATGTCTTGAAGATAATGGATGAAAACGAGAAAAAGAAATATGGATATTCCTTGGCATGTGGGATACTTGGGCCGGAAGCCGCAAAGGTCTTTGTTGAGTCTGGTTACAATGAATCGATTCCTATGCCACAACTTGTTTTACTACAAGGTATTGAGAAAACTCTTAAAGACGATACAGATCGTGCTAATTCATTAACACTTCGGCTTATAGACTATTTTTCCAAACTCGATGATCAGACGATCGAGTTACTCCAGGCGAATATTTCAAGAGTTGCAAAAAACATAAGCGACCTTGCCTTTATCCTCCCCAGAGACTCCTTTTATGCCTTGATCAGATACATCACTGACAGGGCATCGAATGGAGAGAAAAACTCGCAATTTTTCGATAAACTGATCGAAAACCTTGCAGCCTTTGATCAAGTGAGATCGATACTCGATGAAATCTGATATCGAAAAAATCATACTGAATCTTGGTAGAAGATCTCCTTTTTACCTATATCTTCTACTTAATATCTCACGCGTACCTTCAAAAGAAGTGAAAAATATTGAACTCTCTTTTACGTCAAATTCGAAGATAACGCTTTATTACAATCCAGATTGGGTTTCAAACAAACATCCAGAATTCGTAGAAGGTTTGATTCTTCATCATTTGATGCATTTGATAAACTTACACTTTCTCATAAAACCAAAAGACAATAAAGACAGAATGATATGGGATCTTGCGATGGACGCGGCGATTAATC
The DNA window shown above is from Thermotoga profunda AZM34c06 and carries:
- a CDS encoding PDC sensor domain-containing protein — translated: MKKLRSKMLVWFLIPVILLATGIAFVVYTNVSKSSILMAETAAQKIVSLGSRTVTEWLLRIIDRIKVLAEKKVIAQVTLEGSEDLFISWSEGIARSTKAQEADITQKSYFKQIFEGKDLIISEPERSVFSSNPVFVVAAAFKDYQGQVMGLYGATIPLETLAKMVKDIQLGETSFPLVVTSKGTVMVHSDQSQVMNLDITSADEKLGYKGLSEIGKRMIKGEIGYGKYSDDKGVVRYVFFAPVESSPGW
- the leuS gene encoding leucine--tRNA ligase: MSKYEPKEIETKWQRYWEENGMFKTAQYSDLPKYYMLVMFPYPSGTLHVGHVKNYVIGDAVARYKRMCGYNVLHPFGYDAFGLPAENAAIERKIHPHDWTMKNINTIRGQIKKLGISYDWDREVITCIEPYYKWTEWVFLKLYEAGLAYKKKAAVNWCPKCMTSLANEQVKDGRCERCDTPVTIKHLEQWFFKITNYAERLLKDLDKLTGWPEHVKTMQRNWIGESKGARIKFKVDGLDTEIEVFTTRPDTLWGVTFMALAPESPLVEQLVLPQLHKDLEDFLKYVGQQDRFKRGAVDTEKEGFFTGRYAVNPVNGEKIPIYVANYVLMEYGTGAVMGVPAHDQRDYEFAMKYNIPIRQVIKPLEDVTVNKAYDGPGVMINSGLLSGTPVPEGIDKVISWLEEKGLGKKAVQYKLRDWLISRQRYWGAPIPIIYCDHCGIVPVPEKDLPVRLPYNVEFLPTGQSPLMLNDEFRKTTCPKCGRPALREADTMDTFVDSSWYFLRYVNPKLDNAPFKKEDVDHWLPVDQYVGGVEHAILHLLYSRFITKVLHDLGYLSFDEPFENLFTQGMIYKDGAKMSKSKGNVVSPDDMIEKYGADTLRMYILFMGPPERDAEWNDAGIEGVNRFIRKAWTVVDQIISISNHDKSEFTEKERELRRKLHSSLKKITQDMEGGFKFNTAISGLMELVNAVSDYMEDIPQEKWNTEILREFAENFLLMISPFAPHFAEELWHKMGKATSIMKERWPQYDSQALIVQEIEIAVQINGKVRDRIKVPIDANQDEVLKLALLSDKVKKFLDGEPKKVLYVQGRLLNIVV
- the rdgB gene encoding RdgB/HAM1 family non-canonical purine NTP pyrophosphatase; the protein is MLLIATRNKHKIEEIKRFVPREIEVVSLDDLGVKLQAPEDGNSFVENSIKKAIFYGNITKQRTIADDSGLVIDALDGFPGVHSARFMEDYSYEQKMLFILEMLKNKQNRAARFVCAAAYYDPIEKIVLSCERDVKGKISDSIRGTGGFGYDPIFIPDGYETTFGEMIEEKHKLSHRYKAFSDLFEKLDDIIFFK
- the rpe gene encoding ribulose-phosphate 3-epimerase codes for the protein MVMISASILASDLSRLGEEIKRVEPYIDMVHLDVMDGVFVPNITFGLPLLEAVKRCTSLPIDAHLMIVQPEKYVERFVDAGASIVTVHYETCLHLHRTIYQIKDKGAQAYVALNPHTPVEMLSDILNDIDGILIMTVNPGFSGQKFIKNTTEKIKRLSKIIQQKDLKIKIMVDGGINEDTVTDVVCSGAQILVMGYGIFRYDPASFRKKLEEIKCS
- the rsgA gene encoding ribosome small subunit-dependent GTPase A translates to MRSRGIVVKFMSNVLIVEDSKTYERIRCYLRGRFKLQGLRPIVGDVVEYVKVSDAGVVESVLKRKNELPKPRVANIDQVVCVHTIKKPEVPLLMLDKLLVLVEEAKLNAVLVLNKIDLLDETDQDRKKSFIDTYSKIYPVVCTSTKTGEGIEELKNHFKDRLSVFAGPSGVGKSSLLNSICPGINLRTQEISEKIERGKHTTTAAELIRLPFGGFVADTPGFSLIEMDHIKPENLKLYFPEILENNKCLFKDCTHIDEPGCKIKELVKKGEIAVSRYENYLEIYREVSKQW
- a CDS encoding PASTA domain-containing protein, coding for MRTAKNQKSSALRTVFIFLLYMFLGMVVGGVIFLSYFLIRPQTVEIPDVKGFEIDRAIEELKRSGVKPGQIFGTGLVDHTYPNAGQKVRKNRTVIIFLREPQQMTIPDLVGAPKETAVKVLTEMGFQIRIVQMPFKGTDGRVMGIYPPAGSSLKQNGEVSILVDSGEPGEGSGSEK
- the rlmN gene encoding 23S rRNA (adenine(2503)-C(2))-methyltransferase RlmN, with protein sequence MSYDEFLTAIKELGLERYRADQVLDWVYKKHVFVFEKMTNLSKEHRNMLTEKFSIDLPEIVEKRVSSLDKTTKYLYKLQDGNTIESVLLFHEGYATACISTQVGCPVKCSFCATGQSGFVRNLSTGEIVSQILAIEKDSNQTIRNIVYMGMGEPLLNYDNVLKSVRILIHEKTKNVGIRRITISTVGIPEKILKLSDEGLDLNLAISLHASTDEKRDQIIPMNKRYSIEEVLHAARIYQEKSDRRVTIEYILIREFNDFDEDARRLAKLLKGMKVFVNLIPINPVVSNMERPTQWKINRFKEILIESGVEAEIRYEKGADIEAACGQLRIRNLQR
- a CDS encoding AAA family ATPase, translating into MTVDEARFLSKKIMEAGEVPLLVGHFGVGKTDVARQIAKETNRKLVILILSQMEPGDLIGLPSKQNEQTVFLRPDWWPEDGNAIILLDEINRAHRSIRNAIMQLVIDKRIHNHVLPEGTWIMATMNPPDDEYDQADLITDPAFISRFFIIEISPSIEEWKLWAQQNNVDETIIQFIEKFPEFLYTHSPMSLRVELRPSPRSWYKLSNVLKIMDENEKKKYGYSLACGILGPEAAKVFVESGYNESIPMPQLVLLQGIEKTLKDDTDRANSLTLRLIDYFSKLDDQTIELLQANISRVAKNISDLAFILPRDSFYALIRYITDRASNGEKNSQFFDKLIENLAAFDQVRSILDEI